From a single Lewinella sp. LCG006 genomic region:
- a CDS encoding prephenate dehydrogenase, which yields MVITIIGIGLIGGSLAITLKENGFASRIIGVDQSQENLDKAIRRRLIDEDLELAAAVAQADIVVLATPVDAMLTLLPQVLDMVDRQVVMDMGSTKINILEAVANHPKRGRLVATHPMAGTEYSGPEAAIPCLFDHKCTVLCDVEQSDEDAHETVKRLYASIPMRIVYLNGKEHDLHTAYVSHISHISSFALALTVLEKERDENQIFQLASGGFSSTVRLAKSSPDMWIPIFRQNRDNVLDVLDEHINQLARFRSLLIKKDYEKFYERIEEANQIRKIIS from the coding sequence GTGGTCATTACAATAATAGGAATTGGTCTGATTGGTGGATCGCTTGCCATTACCTTGAAAGAGAATGGTTTTGCCAGCCGAATTATTGGGGTCGACCAAAGTCAGGAGAACCTGGATAAAGCAATCCGTCGTCGATTAATCGATGAGGACCTGGAGCTTGCCGCAGCAGTAGCACAGGCGGATATAGTGGTGTTAGCTACGCCAGTAGACGCCATGCTCACTTTGTTGCCACAGGTGCTGGACATGGTGGATAGGCAAGTAGTGATGGATATGGGCTCGACAAAAATCAACATTCTCGAAGCGGTAGCCAATCACCCCAAGCGTGGACGACTAGTAGCTACCCACCCCATGGCTGGAACGGAATACAGTGGGCCAGAAGCAGCCATCCCCTGCCTTTTTGACCATAAATGTACCGTTCTGTGCGATGTGGAGCAGAGTGATGAGGATGCCCACGAAACAGTGAAACGACTTTACGCAAGTATCCCTATGCGAATCGTCTACCTCAACGGCAAGGAGCACGATTTGCATACGGCTTATGTTTCGCACATTTCGCACATCAGCTCTTTTGCATTGGCATTGACCGTTTTGGAAAAGGAAAGGGATGAGAACCAGATTTTCCAACTAGCCAGTGGCGGATTTAGTAGCACGGTACGGCTGGCCAAGAGCTCGCCCGACATGTGGATACCCATTTTTCGGCAAAACCGGGACAACGTCCTGGATGTATTGGATGAACATATTAATCAGCTGGCACGCTTCCGTAGTCTGCTCATCAAAAAGGATTACGAAAAGTTCTATGAGCGGATTGAAGAAGCCAACCAAATTCGTAAAATAATTTCTTAA
- a CDS encoding chorismate mutase: MNMQFEPIAPKSKRPFIIAGPCSAETEGQVMATAKALAEQNIDLFRAGIWKPRTRPGSFEGVGKEGLSWLKHVKEETGLKVTTEVAKAEHVYEALKYGIDVLWLGARTTVNPFSVQEIADAVNGMDIPVLIKNPINPDLPLWMGAIERIYKAGITKIGVIHRGFSFHGQTKYRNVPRWQLAIELKRNFPDLMMICDNSHICGRRDLLQEVAQEAMDLNYDGIMTEVHPRPDEAWSDAAQQITPDTFRDLVSSLVLRQETSDNMEYLAHIDDLRQQIDEIDDDLLKLLGSRMKVSEKIGEYKKRNNIAILQTSRWNEILDQVMAKASAEGLSENFINTFLRAVHQESIDRQEQVMNRQEA; the protein is encoded by the coding sequence ATGAATATGCAATTTGAACCTATCGCGCCAAAATCTAAACGCCCTTTTATTATCGCCGGCCCCTGTAGTGCCGAGACGGAAGGACAGGTAATGGCTACGGCCAAAGCACTGGCCGAACAGAACATTGACCTCTTTCGGGCAGGTATTTGGAAACCCCGTACCCGACCAGGCTCTTTCGAAGGCGTAGGTAAGGAAGGACTCTCCTGGTTGAAACACGTAAAGGAAGAAACAGGCCTAAAAGTTACCACGGAAGTGGCAAAAGCGGAACACGTATATGAAGCCCTGAAATACGGCATTGATGTACTTTGGTTGGGGGCACGTACCACTGTAAACCCTTTCTCCGTGCAGGAAATCGCTGATGCGGTGAACGGTATGGATATCCCCGTATTGATCAAAAATCCTATCAATCCTGATCTACCGCTATGGATGGGAGCCATTGAACGGATCTACAAGGCCGGCATTACCAAGATTGGCGTTATCCACCGCGGGTTCTCTTTCCATGGGCAAACCAAATACCGCAACGTACCCAGATGGCAGTTGGCCATTGAATTGAAGCGTAATTTTCCAGATTTGATGATGATCTGTGATAACAGCCATATATGTGGCCGTCGTGATTTATTACAGGAAGTGGCGCAAGAGGCCATGGATCTTAATTACGACGGGATCATGACGGAAGTTCACCCTCGTCCTGATGAAGCCTGGAGCGACGCGGCACAGCAGATCACACCGGATACCTTCCGCGACTTGGTCAGTAGCCTGGTCTTGCGCCAGGAAACCAGTGACAATATGGAGTACCTTGCCCATATTGATGACCTGCGCCAGCAGATTGACGAAATTGATGACGATTTACTCAAACTGTTGGGCAGTCGGATGAAGGTTTCTGAGAAAATTGGAGAATACAAAAAACGCAACAACATTGCCATCTTGCAAACTTCGCGCTGGAACGAAATTCTGGACCAGGTAATGGCGAAGGCCAGTGCGGAAGGGTTGAGTGAAAACTTTATAAATACTTTTCTGCGGGCAGTCCACCAGGAGTCGATTGATCGTCAGGAGCAGGTGATGAATCGCCAGGAAGCTTAA
- a CDS encoding gamma-glutamylcyclotransferase — MSDRIFVYGTLLSAVPSAASKWLLQHAQLLGEASFPGALYDLGSYPGFVLATTSSGRVAGEIFQLYDPVAAFAFLDIYEGLNEQEPLYRRDVLEHPDYGLVWTYVYQGATKNLSLIAGGDYRKYYEQHALHRLFIEGQ; from the coding sequence TTGTCAGATCGTATTTTCGTTTACGGTACCTTACTCAGTGCGGTGCCTTCTGCTGCTAGTAAATGGCTCTTGCAACACGCTCAGCTGTTAGGGGAGGCTAGTTTCCCTGGAGCACTTTACGATTTGGGGTCGTATCCAGGCTTTGTTTTGGCGACCACATCTTCAGGCAGGGTTGCTGGCGAGATTTTCCAACTCTACGATCCTGTTGCCGCTTTTGCCTTCCTTGATATATACGAAGGCCTCAATGAGCAAGAACCACTTTATCGCCGAGACGTACTCGAGCATCCTGATTACGGGCTGGTATGGACCTATGTTTACCAGGGAGCTACCAAAAATTTATCATTAATCGCGGGTGGTGATTATCGCAAATATTATGAACAACATGCATTGCATCGCTTGTTTATTGAAGGGCAGTAA
- a CDS encoding thioredoxin domain-containing protein produces the protein MMNQIQHKKRGIIYQWAAVLSLLILVSCSSTSQDGGGHLYTNALINESSPYLLQHAHNPVNWNPWGEAALAKAKEEDKLIIISVGYAACHWCHVMEHESFEDTTVARIMNEHFISIKVDREERPDVDDVYMAACQLANDKGCGWPLNAIALPDGRPIWAGTYFPRKQWLEVLEYFVKEKEKNGDKMEDYAANLTKTINAVSALAPVGQMPELKPENADNFAQSMLLGLDAKRGGRKGAPKFPMPDIFAWLQEYAHYTGNEEARAVWQTTLDQLAAGGINDQLGGGFARYSTDDQWLVPHFEKMLYDNAQLVSLFSNAFSATGTPRYREVVEETLTFIERELTDKKGVFYSSLDADSEGEEGKFYVWTTQEIDSLLSPAAAALVKKHYRFKEDGNWEKVMNILHYDPAAAPLSADEVTQLKTAKATLLKARAQRVRPGLDDKVLTAWNGLMIKGYADAAAALQNESYLEKALTAANFVEANMRRKDGGLWRNYKDGKSSINAFLDDYALIIQAYLRLYELTFDESWLRKGEQLATYALEHFGNPESDLLFYTSDLDPPLITRRTEIKDNVIAGSNSSFAKVLWQLGLYLDREDFSERSQKMLAAVLASPEAMQSPSFYANWGQLMLKMVYPPYEVAIVGKGWKPLSRELEAAYLPNAIFLGGPNEGSLALLKNKAVEDETFIYVCRNKMCKLPVQTAEAAVALMN, from the coding sequence ATGATGAATCAAATACAGCACAAAAAAAGAGGGATTATCTACCAATGGGCGGCTGTGCTGAGCCTGCTAATATTAGTTAGCTGTTCCTCTACTTCTCAAGATGGGGGAGGGCATTTGTACACCAATGCACTCATCAATGAGAGTAGCCCGTACCTGCTTCAGCATGCCCACAATCCCGTCAATTGGAATCCTTGGGGAGAAGCAGCTTTGGCAAAAGCCAAGGAAGAAGATAAGTTAATAATTATCAGTGTAGGGTACGCCGCGTGTCATTGGTGCCACGTTATGGAGCACGAGAGTTTTGAAGATACCACGGTGGCTCGTATCATGAACGAGCATTTTATTTCCATAAAGGTTGACCGAGAGGAGCGCCCGGATGTGGATGATGTCTACATGGCGGCCTGTCAGTTGGCCAATGATAAAGGTTGTGGGTGGCCGTTGAATGCGATTGCGTTGCCGGATGGTCGTCCGATTTGGGCCGGCACTTATTTTCCACGAAAGCAATGGCTAGAGGTTTTAGAATACTTTGTAAAAGAGAAAGAAAAGAATGGTGATAAAATGGAAGATTACGCTGCTAATCTCACCAAAACGATTAACGCCGTTAGTGCACTTGCGCCAGTTGGTCAAATGCCAGAGCTGAAACCTGAAAATGCGGATAACTTTGCTCAATCCATGCTATTAGGGCTTGACGCTAAGCGGGGTGGTCGTAAAGGTGCACCCAAGTTCCCGATGCCGGATATTTTTGCCTGGCTGCAGGAGTACGCCCATTATACGGGCAATGAAGAAGCTCGTGCCGTATGGCAGACTACCCTTGATCAGTTGGCTGCCGGAGGCATCAACGACCAACTGGGAGGTGGGTTTGCCCGGTATTCTACCGATGACCAGTGGCTGGTGCCGCACTTCGAAAAAATGCTTTACGATAATGCTCAATTGGTGAGTCTTTTTTCCAATGCTTTTTCCGCGACGGGAACCCCGCGTTACCGAGAAGTGGTAGAAGAGACGCTTACTTTTATTGAACGAGAACTAACCGACAAAAAAGGGGTGTTCTACTCCAGCCTTGATGCCGATAGCGAAGGCGAAGAAGGTAAGTTTTACGTCTGGACAACGCAAGAAATTGATAGCCTGCTCTCACCAGCGGCAGCGGCATTGGTAAAGAAGCATTACCGCTTTAAGGAAGACGGTAATTGGGAGAAAGTGATGAATATCCTCCATTATGACCCTGCCGCTGCACCTTTGTCTGCGGATGAAGTGACGCAACTAAAAACTGCCAAAGCAACCTTGCTAAAGGCTCGCGCGCAGCGGGTAAGGCCTGGCCTCGATGACAAGGTATTGACCGCCTGGAATGGCTTGATGATCAAAGGATATGCCGATGCGGCAGCGGCACTGCAAAACGAGAGTTACCTGGAAAAAGCGCTGACGGCTGCGAACTTTGTGGAGGCGAATATGCGGAGAAAGGATGGTGGATTATGGCGTAATTATAAGGATGGAAAATCTTCGATCAATGCTTTTTTGGATGATTATGCCCTGATCATTCAGGCCTATCTGCGTCTTTACGAGTTGACTTTTGATGAAAGCTGGTTGCGCAAAGGAGAACAACTGGCAACGTACGCTTTGGAACATTTCGGAAATCCCGAAAGTGACTTGTTGTTTTATACTTCTGATCTTGATCCTCCTCTGATTACCCGCCGTACGGAAATCAAAGACAATGTGATAGCGGGCTCCAATTCGTCGTTTGCTAAAGTACTGTGGCAGTTGGGCTTGTACCTGGATCGCGAAGATTTTAGCGAGCGGAGTCAAAAGATGCTAGCCGCCGTACTGGCGAGTCCTGAAGCTATGCAGTCGCCGAGCTTTTACGCAAATTGGGGTCAGCTGATGCTAAAAATGGTTTATCCACCCTATGAGGTAGCCATCGTAGGGAAAGGCTGGAAACCGCTCAGTCGGGAGCTGGAAGCTGCTTATTTGCCCAACGCTATTTTCCTTGGTGGACCCAATGAAGGAAGCCTTGCGTTACTAAAGAATAAAGCCGTTGAGGACGAGACCTTTATCTACGTTTGCCGGAATAAAATGTGTAAGCTGCCCGTACAAACGGCGGAAGCTGCAGTGGCGTTAATGAATTAG
- a CDS encoding DUF72 domain-containing protein, with translation MKFGKLENIESVDFSLSADPLANAARLASFPPNEHPLAVYVGCTGWSMPEWVGRWYPKGTKTKDFLTEYAKQFNTIELNTTHYRIPDSKLVAKWCVQVPSDFRFCPKLPQTISHSKNLGLGGDQLPFFWEALDHFGEKLGCCFMQLPPYYSLDRLPQLAQFLSVWPKDFPLAVEFRHESWFDSEDGISEWASVLAQHDCSAVITDVAGRRDVLHQHLTNRQTMIRFVGNGLHPSDYERIQAWCQQLVAWRELGLQTVYFFPHEPDNILAPELAHYLVQHLHETTSITTRGPVPIAAGPQQGDQILLF, from the coding sequence ATGAAATTTGGCAAGCTTGAAAATATTGAATCGGTAGATTTTTCGCTTTCCGCTGACCCATTAGCGAATGCGGCACGCTTGGCTTCCTTTCCGCCAAATGAGCATCCGTTGGCGGTTTATGTAGGTTGCACCGGATGGAGTATGCCGGAATGGGTAGGGCGTTGGTATCCGAAGGGAACCAAAACCAAGGATTTCCTTACGGAATATGCCAAACAGTTCAATACCATAGAACTCAACACAACCCACTACCGTATTCCTGATTCAAAGTTAGTAGCCAAATGGTGCGTGCAGGTGCCCTCCGATTTTCGGTTTTGCCCGAAACTGCCACAAACCATCAGCCATAGTAAAAACCTGGGTTTGGGGGGCGATCAGCTTCCTTTTTTCTGGGAAGCACTGGACCATTTTGGAGAAAAGTTAGGCTGTTGTTTCATGCAGTTGCCACCCTATTATAGCCTGGATCGATTGCCACAATTAGCACAATTTTTGTCGGTTTGGCCAAAAGACTTCCCTTTGGCGGTCGAGTTTCGCCACGAAAGCTGGTTTGACAGTGAGGACGGAATAAGCGAATGGGCGAGTGTTTTGGCGCAGCACGATTGCTCCGCGGTGATCACGGATGTAGCCGGAAGGCGGGATGTTTTGCACCAGCATTTGACCAATCGACAGACAATGATTAGATTTGTCGGAAATGGTCTGCATCCAAGCGATTATGAGCGCATCCAGGCTTGGTGCCAGCAATTGGTTGCCTGGCGTGAACTGGGCTTGCAGACGGTTTATTTTTTTCCTCATGAACCCGATAATATTTTGGCTCCTGAATTGGCCCACTACTTAGTTCAGCATCTTCATGAAACCACTTCTATCACAACTCGGGGACCTGTTCCAATCGCTGCTGGGCCACAGCAGGGCGATCAAATCTTACTCTTCTAA
- the ppk1 gene encoding polyphosphate kinase 1 has translation MDIFDSNIPFIARDISWLSFNYRVLQEAKDPSVPLFERIKFLAIYSSNLDEFFRVRMANHRNLIRIGRKAKRQLHISPKQTVRTIQKIVDEQQEEFASIFATQIIPELRKHKIIIKRRLDLDEEQQLFVEDFFRDHMLPFVQPVLLVKDKIRPFLNNAQLYLSILLQPKNEPDSPSEYALVKIPSDHLPRFIMLPSPAGEYHMIILDDIVRHSVSWMFPGYEILDTFSLKLTRDAELYIDDEFSGDLLSKIKTSLAKRHVGPASRFVYDGEMPVEFLEFLKEVFNLERFDTLKEGRYHNNFDFFQFPDFGLSHLKNPELPPLAYLPLEKTKDFFGAVSKRDHLIHVPYQSYDATVRFFEEAASDPDVTHIKIVQYRVAKKSRIMQALLKAIGAGKQVSVFIEVKARFDEEANLRWGEKLEKAGVTVHYSFPGVKVHSKLALVRRLEGKDAKLYAYLATGNFHEDTAKVYADFGLFTADERIVNEVARVFSYLETVKMPETPFEHLLVGQFNLRENLEKKIDFEIQQAKAGKEAWMILKMNSLQDPRMIKKLYQASQAGVKIKMIIRGICCLVPGKKGWSENIHAISIVDRYLEHARVFVFHHGGEDQMYLSSADWMTRNLSYRVETAFPIYDENIKVEIMESLQLQLNDNVKARVLDESLSNTYYQSGNDLAIRSQVETYFSAKRQSEEEVKQK, from the coding sequence ATGGATATTTTTGACAGTAATATTCCTTTCATTGCCAGAGATATCAGCTGGTTGTCTTTCAATTACCGTGTTCTTCAGGAAGCCAAAGACCCTTCGGTACCGCTGTTTGAACGTATAAAATTTCTGGCCATCTACAGCTCCAATCTGGATGAGTTTTTTCGGGTAAGGATGGCCAATCACCGGAATTTAATTCGAATTGGCAGGAAAGCCAAGCGACAGTTGCACATTAGCCCCAAGCAGACGGTCCGTACCATCCAGAAAATCGTTGATGAACAACAGGAAGAGTTTGCCAGCATCTTTGCTACCCAGATCATTCCTGAGTTGCGTAAGCACAAGATCATTATTAAGAGAAGGTTGGACCTTGACGAAGAACAACAACTTTTTGTAGAGGACTTCTTCCGCGACCACATGCTTCCCTTCGTGCAGCCAGTACTGCTGGTAAAGGATAAAATTCGGCCTTTTCTGAACAATGCACAGTTGTATCTTTCTATCCTGCTGCAGCCAAAAAATGAGCCAGATAGCCCGAGCGAGTATGCGCTGGTAAAAATCCCGTCGGATCACTTGCCTCGCTTTATCATGCTGCCCAGCCCAGCGGGAGAATACCACATGATCATCCTCGATGATATTGTGCGGCATTCGGTCAGCTGGATGTTTCCGGGGTACGAAATTCTAGATACCTTTTCGCTAAAGCTGACCCGTGATGCAGAACTTTATATAGACGATGAATTTTCGGGAGATTTACTGTCGAAGATCAAGACCAGTTTGGCAAAGCGTCACGTAGGTCCTGCTTCACGTTTTGTATATGATGGCGAAATGCCGGTAGAGTTCCTCGAATTCCTCAAGGAAGTATTTAATCTGGAACGCTTTGATACCCTCAAGGAGGGGCGTTACCACAATAATTTCGACTTTTTTCAATTCCCTGACTTTGGTCTTTCCCATTTGAAGAATCCAGAACTTCCGCCCTTGGCTTATCTGCCACTTGAGAAAACCAAAGATTTTTTCGGAGCAGTGAGCAAGCGGGATCATTTGATCCATGTGCCCTACCAAAGTTATGATGCTACCGTTCGCTTTTTCGAAGAAGCCGCGTCGGACCCTGATGTAACCCACATCAAAATTGTGCAATACCGGGTAGCTAAAAAGTCGCGTATCATGCAAGCTTTGCTCAAGGCCATAGGTGCCGGAAAGCAGGTTTCTGTATTCATTGAAGTAAAAGCCCGGTTCGACGAAGAAGCCAATCTGCGTTGGGGCGAAAAGCTCGAAAAGGCGGGGGTGACGGTTCATTACAGCTTTCCGGGCGTAAAAGTACACTCGAAGCTGGCCCTGGTGCGGCGTCTGGAAGGCAAGGACGCCAAACTCTATGCCTATTTAGCCACTGGAAATTTTCATGAAGATACCGCTAAGGTATACGCCGATTTCGGCCTGTTTACAGCAGATGAACGCATCGTCAACGAAGTCGCTCGGGTATTTTCTTACCTGGAGACCGTCAAAATGCCCGAGACACCTTTCGAGCACCTGCTGGTAGGGCAGTTCAACCTTCGCGAAAATCTGGAAAAGAAGATAGACTTTGAAATACAGCAGGCCAAGGCCGGCAAAGAAGCCTGGATGATCTTGAAGATGAACAGCCTGCAGGACCCACGGATGATCAAGAAGCTCTACCAGGCTTCGCAGGCTGGTGTGAAAATCAAGATGATAATACGAGGGATTTGTTGCTTGGTGCCGGGAAAAAAAGGATGGAGCGAGAACATCCACGCTATCAGTATCGTAGATCGTTACCTGGAGCACGCTCGGGTGTTTGTCTTTCATCATGGTGGTGAGGATCAGATGTATCTCTCTTCGGCCGACTGGATGACGAGAAACCTTAGCTATCGAGTGGAGACTGCTTTTCCTATCTATGATGAGAACATCAAGGTGGAGATCATGGAAAGTTTGCAGCTGCAGCTGAACGATAACGTAAAGGCCCGTGTCCTGGATGAATCGCTTTCAAATACCTATTACCAATCAGGTAATGACCTTGCGATTCGTTCTCAGGTGGAGACTTATTTTAGTGCCAAACGGCAGTCAGAAGAAGAAGTAAAGCAGAAATAA
- a CDS encoding PHP domain-containing protein, giving the protein MTNKEIGTAFRELARLMELHNENPFKIRSYQNAYMTLRKLDQPVAELEETELAAIKGIGKAISGKIRELVSSGEMEALEKYREMTPVGVRDLLGISGFGPKKVRTVWQEMGVESVGELLYAVNENRLIEIKGFGLKTQEDLKKKLAYFKLSQGKFLYARLEEHAKDMLERLQQYFPDARVEWTGALRRACPTLERIELLLGGVSSEEVAKRLEWPEITTEGNTIKALTEDEIPVSIYCCAKEEWGSKQFRYTAGADFMQSFLKAFPGVDFKGVAEEEEVFGKVKLPVLPPELREQEWGLVLAQEDKLPVLIKATDVRGVIHSHTTYSDGINTLPEMVAYAQEQGYAYIGITDHSKAAFYANGLKPERVLQQFKEIDALNAQLTDFRILKGIESDILADGSLDYEEDLLQQFDFIIASVHSNLRMEEEKATQRLLTAIENPYTTILGHPTGRLLLSRPGYPIDHKKIIDACAANKVAIELNASPYRLDLDWTWIPYALEKGVLISINPDAHSREGIHDIYFGTLAARKGGLTAEHCLNARSVEGFLAFAKK; this is encoded by the coding sequence ATGACCAATAAAGAAATCGGCACTGCTTTTCGTGAACTGGCCCGCTTGATGGAGCTGCACAACGAAAACCCATTCAAAATCCGTTCTTACCAAAATGCTTACATGACCTTGCGCAAGCTGGATCAGCCGGTGGCGGAATTGGAAGAAACAGAATTGGCAGCGATCAAAGGCATTGGCAAAGCCATTTCGGGAAAGATTCGAGAATTGGTAAGCAGTGGAGAGATGGAGGCACTGGAAAAGTACCGAGAGATGACGCCCGTAGGAGTGAGGGATTTACTGGGCATTTCGGGCTTTGGCCCCAAAAAGGTGCGCACCGTATGGCAGGAAATGGGCGTGGAAAGTGTGGGAGAACTCCTCTATGCCGTCAATGAAAACCGACTCATTGAAATCAAGGGCTTTGGTTTAAAAACCCAGGAAGACCTCAAGAAGAAGTTGGCTTATTTTAAGCTTAGCCAGGGTAAGTTTCTTTATGCCCGTTTGGAGGAGCACGCCAAAGATATGCTTGAACGCTTGCAGCAATACTTCCCTGATGCAAGAGTAGAATGGACAGGGGCATTACGCCGGGCTTGTCCAACGCTGGAGCGCATAGAGCTCCTTTTGGGAGGTGTAAGCTCCGAAGAGGTCGCTAAGCGCCTGGAGTGGCCTGAAATCACTACAGAGGGAAATACCATCAAAGCACTGACGGAGGACGAAATTCCCGTAAGCATCTATTGCTGTGCTAAAGAAGAGTGGGGATCAAAGCAGTTTCGCTACACGGCAGGTGCTGATTTTATGCAATCGTTCCTTAAGGCTTTTCCAGGCGTAGATTTCAAAGGTGTCGCTGAGGAAGAAGAGGTGTTTGGCAAAGTAAAACTCCCGGTATTACCTCCCGAATTGCGAGAGCAGGAGTGGGGGCTGGTGCTGGCGCAGGAGGACAAGCTGCCTGTGCTGATAAAAGCAACGGACGTCAGAGGTGTCATTCACAGCCATACAACTTATAGCGACGGGATCAATACCTTGCCGGAAATGGTAGCTTATGCCCAGGAGCAAGGCTATGCTTACATTGGGATTACCGATCATAGTAAGGCGGCTTTCTACGCCAATGGATTGAAACCGGAGCGTGTACTGCAACAGTTCAAAGAAATTGATGCACTGAATGCGCAGCTGACCGATTTTCGCATACTCAAAGGAATTGAGAGCGACATCCTCGCGGATGGTTCCCTGGATTATGAAGAAGATTTGCTCCAGCAGTTTGATTTTATCATTGCCAGTGTTCACTCCAACCTAAGAATGGAGGAAGAAAAAGCCACCCAGCGACTACTTACCGCTATTGAAAATCCCTACACCACCATTTTAGGGCACCCCACGGGCCGCCTTTTGCTTTCGCGACCAGGTTACCCCATCGACCACAAGAAAATCATTGACGCTTGTGCTGCCAACAAGGTCGCCATTGAACTTAATGCCAGTCCTTACCGTTTAGACCTCGATTGGACCTGGATACCCTATGCTTTGGAGAAAGGAGTGTTGATTTCCATCAACCCCGATGCCCATAGCAGAGAAGGCATCCACGATATTTATTTTGGTACCTTAGCGGCCCGCAAAGGAGGACTGACGGCAGAACATTGCTTAAATGCACGTTCCGTAGAAGGTTTTCTGGCCTTTGCCAAAAAGTAA
- a CDS encoding DUF1573 domain-containing protein produces the protein MLKYIQTLVCVAVIAAFAVSCQSGNSDVREAARENIDAQTVQPANQAQNPNVQQPATPAVPAGPTTSMTFNETTFDFGTVNEGEMVSHTYKFTNTGSETLVLSDAKGSCGCTVPKWPREPIAPGASADITVEFNSKNKKGKRNQKVTITANTNPPQSFIYLTGEVIPAEGGDAPAITQ, from the coding sequence ATGCTGAAGTATATTCAGACCCTTGTATGTGTAGCAGTAATCGCTGCTTTCGCAGTTAGTTGCCAGAGTGGCAACAGCGATGTTCGTGAAGCAGCTCGCGAAAACATTGATGCTCAAACTGTTCAGCCAGCTAACCAGGCGCAGAACCCCAACGTTCAGCAGCCTGCAACACCTGCTGTTCCTGCTGGCCCTACTACCAGCATGACTTTTAACGAAACTACTTTTGACTTCGGTACAGTAAACGAAGGCGAGATGGTTTCTCACACCTATAAGTTCACCAACACTGGTAGCGAAACGCTGGTATTGAGCGACGCTAAAGGTAGCTGTGGTTGTACCGTGCCAAAATGGCCACGTGAGCCTATCGCACCTGGTGCCAGCGCTGACATTACCGTTGAGTTCAACTCTAAGAACAAGAAAGGTAAGCGTAACCAGAAGGTAACCATCACGGCTAACACCAATCCTCCACAGTCTTTCATTTACCTGACTGGTGAAGTAATTCCTGCGGAAGGTGGTGATGCTCCTGCTATTACCCAATAA
- a CDS encoding UbiA-like polyprenyltransferase — translation MSVIGFGQQFKNYLSLVKFSHTIFALPFALIGFTLGTLETGVFNGHLLLLVVLCMVFARSAAMAFNRYLDRDIDRQNPRTQVREIPAGVISARSALYFVIGNSLLFWLTTWFINPLCFALAPVALLVVLGYSYTKRFTSWCHFVLGLGLALAPVGAFLAVTGHFSQVSVLYGAVVLLWVAGFDIIYALQDRDFDEGLGLQSIPVALGRVGALRLSNGLHLVCGLLLLAAVYLQGGIYHAFSWLHWLAAAIFLLLLGYQHTLVKPEDLSKVNIAFFTTNGLASLVFGGLVILDVLV, via the coding sequence ATGTCGGTTATCGGATTCGGACAACAGTTTAAAAATTACCTTTCGCTGGTAAAGTTCAGCCATACTATTTTTGCACTACCCTTTGCGCTGATAGGTTTTACTCTGGGGACTTTAGAAACGGGCGTTTTTAATGGCCATCTGCTTTTATTGGTGGTTTTGTGTATGGTTTTTGCCCGTTCTGCGGCGATGGCATTTAATCGTTATCTAGATCGGGATATCGACCGACAAAATCCTCGGACCCAGGTGAGGGAGATCCCTGCCGGCGTGATTAGTGCCCGTTCTGCCTTGTATTTTGTCATTGGCAACAGCCTGCTGTTTTGGCTTACCACCTGGTTTATCAACCCACTTTGTTTTGCATTGGCACCCGTAGCACTTTTGGTGGTATTGGGGTATAGCTATACGAAGCGTTTTACTTCCTGGTGCCATTTTGTGTTAGGCTTAGGCTTGGCCCTTGCCCCCGTGGGGGCTTTCTTAGCGGTAACGGGGCATTTCAGCCAGGTGAGTGTGCTGTATGGTGCCGTTGTGCTCTTGTGGGTAGCAGGTTTTGACATCATCTATGCCCTTCAGGATCGAGACTTTGACGAAGGCCTTGGCCTCCAATCCATTCCTGTGGCATTGGGAAGGGTAGGGGCCTTACGTCTGTCCAATGGCTTGCACCTGGTATGTGGCCTGCTGCTGCTTGCTGCCGTTTACCTGCAAGGCGGCATTTATCATGCTTTTAGTTGGCTTCATTGGTTGGCGGCGGCAATTTTTTTGCTGCTTCTGGGCTACCAGCACACCCTGGTCAAGCCCGAGGACCTCTCCAAAGTAAACATCGCCTTTTTTACGACCAATGGTCTGGCGAGCCTGGTGTTTGGAGGCTTGGTGATTTTGGATGTGTTGGTGTGA